Proteins encoded together in one Microbacterium sp. LWO12-1.2 window:
- a CDS encoding inositol monophosphatase family protein has translation MTASPAAADLRDDLELALRLADAADAQSLPRFDAADLEISTKADNSHVTDADLATERALREILAAERPEDGIFGEEFGAQGDTHRQWIIDPIDGTANFLRGVPLWGTMIALAIDGVPQVGVVSMPALGRRWWASTGGGSWTATDAAPRRIRASSVSSISDASVSFQSITQWAEAGQLPALLKLAEHSWRDRAYGDVFAYMLLAEGRLEMVAEFEVKEYDIAAAVPIVREAGGRMTSFDGVETISARSTLASNGILHGAFLDLLH, from the coding sequence GTGACCGCCTCCCCCGCTGCCGCCGACCTCCGCGACGACCTCGAGCTCGCCCTCCGACTGGCGGATGCTGCCGACGCACAGTCGCTGCCGCGCTTCGATGCGGCCGACCTCGAGATCTCGACGAAAGCCGACAATTCGCACGTCACGGACGCCGACCTCGCGACGGAGCGTGCGCTCCGAGAGATTCTGGCCGCCGAGCGCCCAGAGGATGGCATCTTCGGCGAGGAATTCGGCGCGCAGGGCGATACGCACCGCCAGTGGATCATCGATCCGATCGACGGCACGGCGAACTTCCTGCGCGGAGTCCCGCTCTGGGGCACGATGATCGCGCTCGCCATCGACGGCGTCCCTCAGGTCGGTGTCGTCAGCATGCCCGCACTCGGGCGTCGCTGGTGGGCGTCGACCGGCGGAGGATCCTGGACCGCGACCGACGCCGCACCGCGGAGGATCCGCGCGTCATCCGTGTCTTCCATCAGCGACGCGAGCGTGAGCTTCCAGAGCATCACGCAATGGGCCGAGGCCGGCCAACTGCCCGCTCTGCTGAAGCTTGCCGAACACTCTTGGCGCGACCGAGCATATGGCGATGTGTTCGCCTACATGCTCCTTGCCGAGGGACGTCTCGAGATGGTCGCGGAGTTCGAGGTGAAGGAATACGACATCGCCGCTGCGGTCCCGATCGTCCGCGAGGCCGGTGGCCGAATGACCTCGTTCGACGGCGTCGAGACGATCTCTGCCCGTTCGACACTCGCCAGTAACGGCATCCTGCACGGTGCCTTCCTCGACCTCCTGCACTGA